The Candidatus Bathyarchaeia archaeon DNA segment TCCTTTCTCCGTTTCTGAGTTTATTGGTGCGAAGTAGTTATAAGAGCAGTAGTTTAAAAACTTAGATTAGAAGTTTAAGAAAATTCTAGAGCGCTGCTTCAATTGTGATGTATAAATGAGATGGAAGTGGAAATTTGTCCTTTTTTGTTACGGCCATAAGCCCAGCGTCTTTATTGCATCTGCAACTCTTCCTACGCCAAGCATCAACGCTGCAGTTCGCATGTCACTTTTTTCTTTTTTCGCCAGTTTATGAACGTCATTGAAGGCTTTGACCATTTTATCTTCTAATTTCCGATTTACTTCTTCTACTGTCCAATGTTCTCTTGTAAGGTTTTGAACCCACTCGTAATAGCTTGCGGTTACTCCGCCTGAGTTAGCTAGGATGTCTGGAACTAGGAGTATTCCTTTTTCATGAAGTGCCTTGTCTGCATCTGGGGTTGTTGGTCCGTTGGCGCCTTCCGCAATTATTTTTGCTTTTATTTTGTTTGCGTTCTTTTTGGTTATCTGATTTTCCAATGCTGCTGGTATTAGTATGTCACATTTTGTTTCGAGCAGTTCCTCATTTGTTATGTTTTCGCATTTTTCATAACTGGTTACCGAACACGTTTTTGATTTGTGTTCGTATATCTTGTAGGGGTTGAGACCTTTCTCGCAGTAAATTCCTCCAGTTGAGTCGCTTACCGCCACGATTTTGCAGCCCATGTCGTAGGCTATTTTTGCCGCGTTCCAACCAACGTTTCCGTAGCCTTGCACTGCCACCGTCGCCCCTTTTAGCTTTAGTCCCAAATTTTTGGCAGCTTCCCTCGCGCAGACCACAACACCAAGCGATGTGGCTTCAGCTCTTCCTTCTGAACCGCCAACACTTATGGGCTTGCCGGTGACGCATTCTGGAACACTGTAGCCTTTGAATTGACTGTAGGTGTCCATTATCCATGCCATTGTCTGTGCATCTGTGTAAACGTCTGGTGCTGGCACATCACGGTACGGTCCAATTATGTCCAAAATTAGGGTCGTGTATCGTCTTGTTAGGCGTTCCAGTTCTGCTTTCGACATTTCCTTAGGGTTGCAGCATACTCCTCCTTTTGCGCCGCCATATGGGATGTCCACAACTGCGCATTTCCATGTCATCCACATTGCCAAAGCCGTAACTTCATCTAAGGAGACGTTTGGGTGGTAGCGTATTCCACCTTTGAATGGTCCTCTTGCATCGTTATGTTGCACGCGACAACCTAAGAAAGTGCAAACGTTACCGTTATCCATCTTTACATTAATAGAGACTATGAGCGACCTTTTTGGGTGTCGAAGCATCTCGTGAATGTCGGGGTCTAGTTTTAATTTTTCCGCAGCTATTTTCAATTGTTCGCATGCAACGCTTAGTGCTGATTGAGTTTCTACCATAGACCATTTTCCTCCACAGTAGTCTATCTGCTTGTCTATTCTTAAATTTAAGGATTTAACTGAAAACTAAAAAAAGAGAAGAAGGTGCTGTTAGCCCAGTATTCTTTCCACTGCATCTTTTTCTGCTTCGTGCGCCAAAGGTATGCCTGTAACTTGCGCGGCAAGTTCGGACAAGCTCATCAAATCGTTTCTGTTGATAAGTTCCAGTTTCCACTTTCTGTTGCCTGCTAGAAGCTGCTTTAGTCCTACGCCTATGCGGTCAGTTAAGTACGTGTAAAGCGCCACTGCTTCCCATGGTATTTCTTTGAATCTGGCACCATATTTTTCTTTCAATTCTGGTGCTGCAATGAAGAACTTCTCTGGCGTGTTGCCGAATCTGTCCGCAAAGGCTTTCGGAAGTTTGCCTTCTTCTGATAATTGTTTGAAGTAGTTCGCTTTCATGACAGCCGTCAAGGGCGAGCGCCCCATTAACACTGCCTTCACGAATGGGCCGTCTCCGAAGTTGCTCATTGCTATTGCCTTGAAAATTTGTGTTTCGTTTATGAAGCCTCCAGCCATGATAATGTCTGGAACGTAGCGTCCTTTCTTCTTTAGCAATTGTGCGCATTTGAGAACTATTGCTTCCAAGTAGACTGTTGGTATGCTCATTTCATCCATCATTGGAACTGGGCTCATGCCTGTTCCGCCGCCTGCTCCGTCGAAGTATACGGCGTCGATTTTTGCTTCTGAGGCTATTTTCATTGTGTATGCAACTGCTGAGGGTCTGTATGCGCCTGTTTTTAGTGTTACGTGTTTCGCGCCTTGCTTGCGTAGCCATTCTATGTCTTCTATCATGTTCTTTTCTTTTGGTATTCCTACTCTGCTGTGTCTTTCGAAGGATTTGAATACACCTTCTTTGAATGCTTGCTGCACTGTTGGGTCTTCTGGGTCTGGAATTACCACGTAGCCTCGTTTCTTCAGCATTATTGCTCTGTCCAAGTCTCTGACACGGACTTCGCCGCCTATGGCTTTGGCGCCTTGCCCCCACTTTCTCTCGATAACGTTTACTTCCAGTTTTGATATTGCGTAGACGTCAACTCCTAGTCTTTGGTCTTCAACGTTTGTCTGTACAGCGATATCGCCGTATTTTCCGTCCCAGAACTTTCGGAACAAGTCGACTCTGCGTTTCAGTTCTTTTGAATAGGTTACTTTGCCTTGCGTAATCTGTGCTTCGGGGTCCATACCGCAGACGTTTTCTCCAACGATTATTATTGCGCCTGAAAGTGCTGTGCCTATTGCTAAGCCTTCCCAGTTTAGCCTAGCGACATCAGTTGAGCCAAATGCACCAGCCAATATTGGCACTTTTATTGGTATGCCTCCTACTTTGGTCTCTGTACTTACGTTGGGGAAAAGGGCAACATCCGAGTTTTCTTCTATACCAAGTGCTTCGAACAAACCTGCTTGTATGTTGAAGTGTGACCAGTCTAATCCGAAATCTTTGAGTGCTCCTGCGGTGCTGTATCCAAATTGGACGGGTTCTGGGTAGAGAGCTTCTCTTCCTCTGAAACCTGATAGGCTGATTTCGCACATTATTGGGCAGTCACGGATGCATATTGGGCACATTCCACTTGTTGGGCTTGTGTCTTTGACGCGGGTTGTTGTTCCAGTGGTTGATTTTCCGTTTAGGTACGAACTGTTTCTGTGTACACGTTCACTCATTTTTCTTTCACCTTTACAAATGCAAACTTTTTTGGAGTATGAAGGGATATTTGCGTTAGAATTTAAGCGTTGCTTTAAACGGTCGCCGAAAATGAACATTCGTGAACATTAAACTGTAATCTTACAGTACTGCTGATTAAAAAATATCTATTTGGAGACCTTTAACGGTGTATTCGCGTTGCTGGTAAGTCTGAGAGTCGTATCTTCCGCCTGCCTTCCTTATTTTAATTAAGTTTTTGTCGCCATTTTTTGACAAATCAATAACAACCTGCGTCATGTGTTCAATCATCGCACAAAACTCTTTTGGATGCGCGTTTTTCGCCATTGTCCAATAAGCCAAAGTTTGATATGCATACAATGCTGGGCAGACATGTCCAAAAAAAGTTTTTACCGCATCTCTTCCCCAGTTGTGTTCCATGAGAGACAAACTGTTGAAAACAAGTCGCGTGCCCGGTGTTACAAATTCTCTTTCTATTCTTCCAAAAAAGTGGTGAAATCTGTCTGGGTCTTTTGAGCTTGGGACTTTTCTCATCCATGTGGGTGCTTTGTCGTAAAAGTCGCTGAAAATGAGTTCGCCTTGTCCTGCCGCTTCTGAGAAACAGTCGAGCACCAATAATCTCTTTTCCCATCCTTCAGGTAATTTTTTGGTTAATTGAGCAAGCTGTAACATTAACGCTTGTGGAGGATAAATAAAGTCTAAGTAAATCACTTGGTTTCCTTCAACTATGCCTTGTTTTATGAACGCGTAAAGGAATTCTTTGGCGAATGTTCCAGACTCTATTTCCCAAAGAACGTTTTCGCCTAGTATTAAGCCGCCGCCTAAGAGTTTGTCAAGGCTTTTTATGCCGGTTGAATAGAAGTTTGTTTGTTCATTTTGCATCGGTTGCACGCTCGTGGTTTGAATTCTCTGACATGGTTAAAAATGTTATGTTGTGTTTCGGTTTGTGTTAACGATGTTGTACACGTGTGTACATGATGGACATAATATTTCTATAGTTGAACATTGGTCTTATTGTGTTTCCGGAGGAATGAAGTGAAATGTTGAATTTAGTAGAACTTTCAGCGCGAGAATTAGGAATGCTAAAACTTATGGCTGACTTTTTCGCTGAAAAACCAGAACTTACAGCTAAAATTGAAAGTTATACAACAGCCCATTATGCTCTCGTAACTACATACTCTGAAAACTTCGGCATTCCACCAGAGGACGCTTGGAAAGTCTTTGAAGGTCTCCAGAAAAAAATCAACGAAGCTGAGTACGTTCATGTTAAAGCACCTGAACCACTAAAGAAGCTACTGCCTTTATCAAGAGACGAACTGAACATGCTGCGCGTTTTGATTGATTACTTCTCTGAATCTCCCAAAATGGCACCTGCTGGGTCTTTCGTGACAAACCGTCCTGATGCTCTGGCTGAAGCTTATCATTGGTTCTACGGAAGCAACGGTGGCAGTAATGGTGAAGTAGCACGTGAACTTCTCAAAACTTTGGTAGAAAAACTTCAAACAGCTGTATTCATTAACATCGAGACGTTAGCGCCTCCAGTTGTCGTGCCAAACCCTTACGAAGCCGCCCTTAAACAATTAGACATCGCTGCTCAAAAACTGAACCTAGACCCTGGCATTCACGAAATACTGAAGCATCCAATGCGCGCTTTCATCGTTAACATTCCAGTAGTCATGGATGACGGCAGCATCCGCGTTTTCACAGGTTACCGTGTACAATACAACGACGCATTGGGACCAACTAAGGGCGGCATACGATACCACCCTGACCTAACGCTCGACGAGGTCACAGCTTTAGCCGCTTGGATGACTTGGAAAACAGCTGTTACTGGACTACCGCTTGGTGGTGGAAAAGGCGGAATAAGATGCAACCCTAAGGAAATGTCGAAAGCAGAGCTGGAACGCCTAACAAGAGGATACGCACGCGCAATCTCCAAGTTCATAGGACCCTTCACTGATGTCCCTGCACCAGACGTTTACACAACCGCAGAAATGATGGCATGGATAATGGACGAATACAGCGAAATTGTAGGCTACCCAGTCTTTGGCGTAGTAACAGGCAAACCCGTTAATGTCGGCGGTTCACTCGGAAGAAACGAGGCTACATCAAGAGGCGTAATGTACACAGTTATGGAAGCAGCAAAACATTTAGGCATAAAACTGAAAGGTGCAACAGTAGCAGTGCAGGGCTACGGAAACGTCGGCTATCATGCAGCACGATTGCTTCATGAAATCGGATGCAAAATTATCGCAGTTTCTGACTCTAAAGGAGGCATATACAATCCGCAAGGCTTAGACCCAGTGAAAGTGTTAGAGCACAAGGACAAGACGGGTTCTGTAGTTGACTATCCTGGCAGCCAACTCGTAACGAACGAACAACTGTTGGAAATGGAATGCGACATACTTGTTCCCGCGGCTTTGGAGAACCAAATAACCGAAAAGAATGCGCCGAACATTAAAGCGAAGATAGTGGCGGAAGGCGCCAACGGCCCAGTAACACCCGAGGCAGACGAAATCCTATATAAGAAAGGAATTTTCGTAATTCCAGACATTCTGGCAAATTCAGGAGGCGTCATTGTCAGCTATTTTGAGCAAGTGCAAAACCAAATGAATTACTACTGGACAGAAGAAGAAGTGCGTGCCAAACTTAAAGATACTATAACCAAGGCGTTCAATGATGTTCTCAAAATGTCAACGCAGCATAACGTGAACATGCGAACCGCAGCTTACATGTTAGCCGTCAAAAGAGTCGCTGATGCTATGATGGCGCGCAAGGGAAAAGCAGTCTCACCAATCGTGTCTAGCTAAACTATCCTCTTTTTTTCTGTGTTTATCATGTACATTTATTGATTTTTGTGAACATGTTTAAAAGCAACCAAAAAAACGGTAATCTTGTGATAAGTCATGTCCGTACATCTTCACACCACCATAACTAGAAAAACCAACGAAGCACTCGAAGAACTAGCAAAAACGTATGGCACAAAAAGTCGCGTTCTTGAAAAGGCAGTAGAAACCCTTTTGAGAGTTGATAAGGTTGGTTCGTGCGACGATTGTGTAATAAAGGCGAAGATGAGTGAGCAGACAAACCTTAGAGAAGCGCTTGACTTAACATCTATTAGTAGGAAAACTTTAGACAGTTTGCTAGATGTTGCTGTTGGAGACAAAACCATTGAGTCTCTCATAAAGGAACAGAAAGCGGAAGCAAAAAACATTATTGAAATTTTGAAGGGGTCGGTTGCATGGAAAACTCCGTCTAACTTCAAAGAGTTCATCTCGGTTCTTGAAGAAATTAGGAATTTAACAAGAATGTTTGACATTCCCTCCTACAGCGAAATAGACAGTGTCGCTATACTGAGACCAAAAGCGTTCAAGCGTCTGCCCGAAATAGTAGCGTTTCAAATCGCAACTATTCTTGAGGGCATAGGAGTTCCTTTCGACCTTCGCATGATGGGAGAAGACATCGTCATTAAAATGATTCGCTCCGAAGTTTATCCTCTGCGAAAAAGAGAGTTCGGCGAGTTTCTTGACCAACAAATTGAAAAAAGATTGTCAAATGTAACGCCGGGATTGTTCAAAAATAACCTGATGTTGGTTGGACCTGCCTTCATGAGTTGGGCTGAAAAACACTTGGAAGAGCCAGTCACAGATTTGGGTTCTTTCATAGAGGATGTGCGGATTGCTTTAGGTGCAGATGAACTTCCTAAAGAACCTAAAGATTTTGTGAAAGGATTGCTTTCTGCATGTGTCAAAATGAACTGGTTTAGGCAAGCAAAGGTATTAGCGGAAAAAGAAGAAAACACGTTAGAACTAGTTTTCCAAGTGACAGCAATTCCAGTAACTCGTATATCAGTTGCAGCTTTTTCCGTCATGCTCGCGACGCGCGGATGGAAACTTGTAAACTATTCAATTGAACACACAACCGTGAACATGACGGTAAAATATGTAGGCGCCGAAGACCAAAGCCTCCTCGACCAACTGGCTGAACTAAGCCTCTTCCAAACAATTGGCAAACAATTCTTAGACGTTGTTCCAGTTCCTCGCGAACTCTTTAACTCTTTTGCGTCCAAAGTTTACGAGACTGATAGGCAGAAATTTGACGAAATATACCGCGCTACTGGTGTCCGCATTGCAAATGCTATTCGCATGCTTGCAAGAAATGACCCGGAAAAAATCAGAAGATTGTCCCAGAATTTTATCCTTAAAAGCGTCAACGCGACTCAACCGGACGCGGAAGTGCGGTTTGTTGACGACGAACATTTCACCATGATATTCAAAAGGGTTGAACCTTTAATAATGAACAGTCAACGGATGCTTATCGAGTCGATGTTTAGAGAACTTGGCTACGATATTTCCACAACCGTGTTTCAAAATCTTCTCAGTTTCAAACTAAAACTGCTTGAAAAACCAGTTCTGGAGCCCGTGCCGAGAAAGCGAATAATGCAGACGCTTGTTGACGAGATGACTTCATGCAAAACGGTGGAAGAAGCGTTTGCACTTGAGAAGGAACAATTGGATGAGATGTTTCCGGAAGATTACCCGTGGACTATCCGAGAAGTAGGCGACAGGCTAATTGACATGTACCGAGAGTTAGGTATAGAAGTTGAAATAGAATACTTCGAAGGCGGCTTTACTCTCAAATATAAAACATGCCCATATTATAAGCTAGTTAAAAACCAGCAGAAAACTTGGCTTTGTACAGTACGCAAAAAAACGCTGGATTACGTCATTTCGCGAGTGAGTCACGGCAAAAAAGGCAAAATCAAAATCATAAAGTCTCTGCTACAAAATGAGCATCCATGCGAATACGCCATTTTCCTAACGGGCTTTCTCGAGAAAGAAGAGAAAACACATTAAAAACCAAGCATGCGTCCGAATTTCGGAAGTGTCTTTACCAGAACAGCATATTAATTTAAACATAGTTAATAGTTATGGATAGAGGCGTGATTCATGAGCTTTGAAATGTGGGCTGAAAAATACCGACCAAAAACACTAGACGACATGGTTGACCAAAAAGAAATAGTTGAGCGGCTGAAGAGTTTTGTTAAATCTAGAAATGTGCCCCACTGCATTTTTGCCGGTCCTCCAGGCACTGGGAAAACAACGGCCGCACTTTGTTTAGCAAGAGACCTTTACGGCGACGTTTATAGAGAGCACATTATGGAGCTAAACGCAAGTGACGAGAGAGGCATAAATGTTGTTCGAGAAACTGTAAAGACGTTTGCAAGAGCCCGTTCTATTGGGGAAATTCCTTTCAAAATCATGATTTTAGATGAGTCAGACAATATGACTGCAGATGCTCAGCAAGCGTTAAGGCGGACGATGGAGCGTTATACAGAAACATGCCGTTTCATTTTATGCGCAAATTACAGTGGAAAAATAATAGAGCCCATTCAATCCCGCTGTGCACCTTTTCGCTTCACTTTCTTACCCAGAGAAGAACAGGACAAGCATCTGAAGTGTATCGCAGAAAAAGAAAATGTCAAACTTCTAAAAGAAGGATTAGATGCGATTTTTGAGGTTTGCGGCGGAGACCTGAGAAGAGCGATAAACACTCTGCAAGCAGCGGCGTCGCTAAACAAGCCAGTAGACCAGAAAGTTGTGTACTCCATTGCGGGAAGAGCCAACCCCGCTGACGTCCAAAAAATGATTGAAACCGCCATCAACGGCAACTTTCTGGAAGCAAGAAAACAGTTACGTGATATGATTCAGAAGTATGGCGTAGCAGGGAGCGACATAATTCGGCAGATTCATACAGAAATTTTCAGAGCAGAAATTCCAGAACCCTGGAAGATAAAGTTGGCTGACATCGTCGGCGAAATAGATTACAGACTTGTTGAAGGTGCCGATGAGGAGGTTCAGTTGAGTGCTTTGTTGGCTAGGCTTGTTGAAGCTGGCTCCGAGATAGGTAAGAAGAACTAAACAGGTGCAGTTTCTCGTGTATACAACTTGGACCCTTAAGTATAAACCGAAATCCTTAGCGGAAGTTGTTGGAAACAAAGAGTCAATTGAAAAATTTGTTGAATGGGTAAAATCTTGGGAAAAAGGTGTTCCCAAAAAGCGAGCAGCATTTCTTTATGGACCACCAGGTGTTGGAAAGACCGTTACGGTTGAGGCTTTTGCGAATGACTTCAAAATGGAACTGGTGGAGAAAAACGCAAGTGATTATCGAACAGAAGACGCCGTCAAACGATTTGCTGGCTTAGCCTCCCAGTTTGGGTCATTGTTTGGCGGAAAGAGAATCGTTTTGCTTGACGAGTTAGACGGGTTAACGGGCACAGCAGACAGAGGCGGAGTGAAAGCTATAACTGACATTGTGAAAACCGCTCAGTGCCCTGTTGTTCTCATCGCTAACAACGTCTATGACCCGCGATTCACAAATCTTCGCGTTTTCTGCCTCCTTATAGAGTTCAAGAAGCCACCAGCCGGCGAAGTTGCAAAACATTTGAAACGCATATGTTCCCTTGAGGGAATCCAAGCCGACGAAAATGCTTTAAAATTCATTGCACAACGTTCAGAAGGCGATGTTCGTTCCGCAGTGAATGACCTACAAGCATTAGCGCAAGGCAAAAAAAGACTAACTTACGAGGATGTTTCTTGGCTTGGCTACCGCGATAGGCAAGACACGATTTTTAATGTTTTGAGAATGATACTTTACGGGAAAACCTGCGTTGGCGCTAAACAAGCGGCGGACATGGCTGACATTGACGTGGACATGCTTTTCGAGTGGATATACGAAAACGCTCCAGCACATTTAACAGACCCACATGACCTGGCAAAGGCGATGGATGCCCTTTCAATGGCGGACGTATATCGCGGCAGAATCCGGCTAACACAAGACTGGAGTTTCATGCGCTACGTGATTGACTATTTGACTGCGGGTGTGGCTATGGCTAGGCAGAACACCAAGGTTCACGGATGGATACCGTTTAAGTTTCCTGAACGCATACAAATGTTGTCGCGGTCTAAGGCTGAACGTGCTACGCAACTAAACATTGGATATAAGATTAAGCGTAAATGCCACATTTCAGCCGTTAGAGCCACAAAAGAAGTTATTCCCTATCTTCGAATAATCTTCAAAAACAATGCGGAGATGGCTGCTGGTCTTGCCAAGTGGTTTGATTTGGACCAAGAAATGATTGAAAGTCTCGTCGGCAATAAGGAAAAAGCTGAGGCTATAACAAAACTGTTAAGCTGAATGCCTTTTCTAGTGTATTTTGCTTCCTTCCGCAATGTCTTTTTCAGGCTGTAACGCTACAACATTGCCTTTGTTGTCTTCTGCAGCTAAAATCATGCATTGAGATTCGATGCCCATGAACTTTCGCCTTTGAAGATTCAGTATAAATGCATACTTTTTGCCGACCAACTCTTCGGGTTTATACCATTGCAGGAGCCCAGCAACCGCTTGTCGCTTTTCCGTTCCAAAATCCACAATCATCCTTATCAAGTTGCGCGAGCCGGAAATCTGGTTTGCCTCAACAATTTTTCCAATACGCAAATCCAGTTTTTGAAATTCCTCAAATGAAATTTCCATTATAGCATTCACCATTTTTCAAATCTTCACGTGGAAACAACTATTAAGTTTTGCGAGATTTTCTCCTTCGTTTTATCTTCTCCACAGCCTTCGCTACGCCTTCCCAACCTTCGATAACCTTCGAATTTATTATGTCGAAAGCTTCCTTCGAAGTCAATCCACGCAATTCCTCGCCGACGCTTTTCCTCATTAGATAAGCGGCTGCGTTTAAAATTTCGCCGTTCAATCGTGAATCCATTAAATCCGCCAAATGACAAACCAAAGCTTCGACAGTGTGCGGTCTTATCGGGCCATAATCGCCATGATGTGCAGACACCACATGAACTAGCTCTAAAGGAAAATCTCTTCGAACAAGCTCAGAAATCACAAGCGACAAATGGTCCATGTAATCGGCTAAATGTGTAGAGCCATAGCTTCCATTCTCATTCACAGCGTATGTGGCGGGCTTGAAAATGTCATGCAACAAAACTCCAGCCAGAACCAAATCGCGGTTTACCTTTCCATGATAAATTTTCTCAATAGAATCGCACATTGCTAATGCAAGATTTGCTGTAGAAACTACGTGTTCTATGTAACCGCCAGGATAGCAATGATGATGTGAAAGTCCAGCTGGTGACACGTCCAAAGGCAAGCTTGGATGTTTCTTCTTGTTTATTTCGAATGATGGATTTTCCAACAATTCAACGACTTTTTTTCGAAGTTTCTTGTCACGAATCTTTTTCGTTAAAACTGCAAGTTTTGGGTGAAGCAATTCTAATCTCACTGTTCCTTTGTTGTTGCTGATGCGATATTGATTTTTCGTTTTTCCCTCGTCGCAGTTTCATGAGCTTTCAAGATTGGTTCTGGAACGCGATGGTCACGGGTGCAGTGTTTAACAATTTCTATGGCAGTTTCTAAGGAAACCATATGTCCAACACTAACATAGACCGGCTTGCATCCATGCTTTGTTGTAACAACAGCGCCAACAACTTCATTTTCATGCCTTAAAAAAGCAACATCCTTCTCAATCGTTGCGCTGTCAACTTCGCCGAAAAGTCTGCTCTTTGCAACACCAACAGTTGGCTTTCTTATCACGAGGCCTAAATGGCTTGCAAACCCGCAGCGGTATGGATGTGCAAAACCTTGGCCGTCAACAAGATAAACATCTGGCTGAACTTTTAGCTGTCTTGCACATAAAACGGCAGGCGGAATTTCTCTGAAGGAAAGAAGCGTGGGCACGTAGGGAAAACTCGTTTTACAAAAAACCACTTCTGATTCTATGAGCCGAAGAGAATCATAATCCAGCACTGCCGCTGCACCAATTGACACCCCATTAACATAAGCAACGTCGACACCAGCAACAAAACGAATCTTTCTTGGAAGTTTATCCTTAAATATGATTCGCTGTGACAAGAGTAACTGTGCTTTATGAGCTTTTTCAACCGAAAATTTAGATTTTATGTCCGTATCACCCATTTAGGCAACTTTTAGGCTTTCTTTTTTCTTTGCGATTTTTCAAAGCGCCTCAAATATTCTTCCAAAGATTTTCTTCGCATTTCC contains these protein-coding regions:
- a CDS encoding Glu/Leu/Phe/Val dehydrogenase, with protein sequence MVETQSALSVACEQLKIAAEKLKLDPDIHEMLRHPKRSLIVSINVKMDNGNVCTFLGCRVQHNDARGPFKGGIRYHPNVSLDEVTALAMWMTWKCAVVDIPYGGAKGGVCCNPKEMSKAELERLTRRYTTLILDIIGPYRDVPAPDVYTDAQTMAWIMDTYSQFKGYSVPECVTGKPISVGGSEGRAEATSLGVVVCAREAAKNLGLKLKGATVAVQGYGNVGWNAAKIAYDMGCKIVAVSDSTGGIYCEKGLNPYKIYEHKSKTCSVTSYEKCENITNEELLETKCDILIPAALENQITKKNANKIKAKIIAEGANGPTTPDADKALHEKGILLVPDILANSGGVTASYYEWVQNLTREHWTVEEVNRKLEDKMVKAFNDVHKLAKKEKSDMRTAALMLGVGRVADAIKTLGLWP
- a CDS encoding glutamate synthase-related protein, with the translated sequence MSERVHRNSSYLNGKSTTGTTTRVKDTSPTSGMCPICIRDCPIMCEISLSGFRGREALYPEPVQFGYSTAGALKDFGLDWSHFNIQAGLFEALGIEENSDVALFPNVSTETKVGGIPIKVPILAGAFGSTDVARLNWEGLAIGTALSGAIIIVGENVCGMDPEAQITQGKVTYSKELKRRVDLFRKFWDGKYGDIAVQTNVEDQRLGVDVYAISKLEVNVIERKWGQGAKAIGGEVRVRDLDRAIMLKKRGYVVIPDPEDPTVQQAFKEGVFKSFERHSRVGIPKEKNMIEDIEWLRKQGAKHVTLKTGAYRPSAVAYTMKIASEAKIDAVYFDGAGGGTGMSPVPMMDEMSIPTVYLEAIVLKCAQLLKKKGRYVPDIIMAGGFINETQIFKAIAMSNFGDGPFVKAVLMGRSPLTAVMKANYFKQLSEEGKLPKAFADRFGNTPEKFFIAAPELKEKYGARFKEIPWEAVALYTYLTDRIGVGLKQLLAGNRKWKLELINRNDLMSLSELAAQVTGIPLAHEAEKDAVERILG
- a CDS encoding Glu/Leu/Phe/Val dehydrogenase, encoding METLAPPVVVPNPYEAALKQLDIAAQKLNLDPGIHEILKHPMRAFIVNIPVVMDDGSIRVFTGYRVQYNDALGPTKGGIRYHPDLTLDEVTALAAWMTWKTAVTGLPLGGGKGGIRCNPKEMSKAELERLTRGYARAISKFIGPFTDVPAPDVYTTAEMMAWIMDEYSEIVGYPVFGVVTGKPVNVGGSLGRNEATSRGVMYTVMEAAKHLGIKLKGATVAVQGYGNVGYHAARLLHEIGCKIIAVSDSKGGIYNPQGLDPVKVLEHKDKTGSVVDYPGSQLVTNEQLLEMECDILVPAALENQITEKNAPNIKAKIVAEGANGPVTPEADEILYKKGIFVIPDILANSGGVIVSYFEQVQNQMNYYWTEEEVRAKLKDTITKAFNDVLKMSTQHNVNMRTAAYMLAVKRVADAMMARKGKAVSPIVSS
- a CDS encoding replication factor C small subunit translates to MSFEMWAEKYRPKTLDDMVDQKEIVERLKSFVKSRNVPHCIFAGPPGTGKTTAALCLARDLYGDVYREHIMELNASDERGINVVRETVKTFARARSIGEIPFKIMILDESDNMTADAQQALRRTMERYTETCRFILCANYSGKIIEPIQSRCAPFRFTFLPREEQDKHLKCIAEKENVKLLKEGLDAIFEVCGGDLRRAINTLQAAASLNKPVDQKVVYSIAGRANPADVQKMIETAINGNFLEARKQLRDMIQKYGVAGSDIIRQIHTEIFRAEIPEPWKIKLADIVGEIDYRLVEGADEEVQLSALLARLVEAGSEIGKKN
- a CDS encoding replication factor C large subunit — translated: MYTTWTLKYKPKSLAEVVGNKESIEKFVEWVKSWEKGVPKKRAAFLYGPPGVGKTVTVEAFANDFKMELVEKNASDYRTEDAVKRFAGLASQFGSLFGGKRIVLLDELDGLTGTADRGGVKAITDIVKTAQCPVVLIANNVYDPRFTNLRVFCLLIEFKKPPAGEVAKHLKRICSLEGIQADENALKFIAQRSEGDVRSAVNDLQALAQGKKRLTYEDVSWLGYRDRQDTIFNVLRMILYGKTCVGAKQAADMADIDVDMLFEWIYENAPAHLTDPHDLAKAMDALSMADVYRGRIRLTQDWSFMRYVIDYLTAGVAMARQNTKVHGWIPFKFPERIQMLSRSKAERATQLNIGYKIKRKCHISAVRATKEVIPYLRIIFKNNAEMAAGLAKWFDLDQEMIESLVGNKEKAEAITKLLS
- the metG gene encoding methionine--tRNA ligase subunit beta; protein product: MEISFEEFQKLDLRIGKIVEANQISGSRNLIRMIVDFGTEKRQAVAGLLQWYKPEELVGKKYAFILNLQRRKFMGIESQCMILAAEDNKGNVVALQPEKDIAEGSKIH
- a CDS encoding HDIG domain-containing protein, which gives rise to MLHPKLAVLTKKIRDKKLRKKVVELLENPSFEINKKKHPSLPLDVSPAGLSHHHCYPGGYIEHVVSTANLALAMCDSIEKIYHGKVNRDLVLAGVLLHDIFKPATYAVNENGSYGSTHLADYMDHLSLVISELVRRDFPLELVHVVSAHHGDYGPIRPHTVEALVCHLADLMDSRLNGEILNAAAYLMRKSVGEELRGLTSKEAFDIINSKVIEGWEGVAKAVEKIKRRRKSRKT
- a CDS encoding endonuclease V yields the protein MGDTDIKSKFSVEKAHKAQLLLSQRIIFKDKLPRKIRFVAGVDVAYVNGVSIGAAAVLDYDSLRLIESEVVFCKTSFPYVPTLLSFREIPPAVLCARQLKVQPDVYLVDGQGFAHPYRCGFASHLGLVIRKPTVGVAKSRLFGEVDSATIEKDVAFLRHENEVVGAVVTTKHGCKPVYVSVGHMVSLETAIEIVKHCTRDHRVPEPILKAHETATREKRKINIASATTKEQ